Genomic window (Peromyscus maniculatus bairdii isolate BWxNUB_F1_BW_parent chromosome 10, HU_Pman_BW_mat_3.1, whole genome shotgun sequence):
ATTGACCGGGAGGAAGTGAATCAGCTGCGATTCACAGTCATGGCCCGTGACCGCGGGCAGCCCCCCAAGACAGATAAGGCCACGGTGGTCCTCAACATCAAAGACGAGAACGACAACGTTCCCTCCATCGAAATCCGCAAGATAGGGCGCATCCCACTTAAGGACGGGGTAGCCAACGTGGCTGAGGACGTCCTGGTGGACACCCCCATCGCCCTGGTGCAGGTGTCCGACCGAGACCAAGGCGAGAACGGGGTGGTCACCTGCACGGTAGTGGGAGATGTGCCTTTCCAGCTTAAACCAGCCAGCGACACAGAGGGCGATCAGAACAAGAAAAAGTACTTCCTGCACACGTCGGCCCCACTGGACTATGAGACCACCCGGGAGTTCAACGTGGTCATAGTAGCTGTGGACTCTGGCAGTCCTAGCCTCTCCAGCAACAATTCCTTAGTGGTCAAGGTGGGAGACACCAACGACAACCCTCCTGTCTTTGGTCAGTCTGTGGTTGAGGTTTACTTTCCAGAGAACAACATTCCCGGTGAGAGGGTAGCCACGGTGCTGGCGACAGATGCAGACAGTGGGAAGAACGCAGAGATTGCCTACTCTCTGGACTCCTCAGTGATGGGGACTTTTGCCATAGATCCCGATTCTGGGGACATCTTGGTCAATACAGTCCTGGACCGGGAGCAGACTGACAGGTATGAGTTTAAAGTTAATGCCAAAGACAAAGGCGTTCCTGTGCTGCAGGGCAGCACCACGGTGATTGTACAGGTGGCTGATAAGAATGACAATGACCCTAAGTTTATGCAGGACGTCTTTACCTTCTATGTGAAGGAAAACTTGCAACCCAACAGCCCTGTGGGCATGGTCACCGTGATGGATGCTGACAAGGGACGGAATGCAGAGATGAGCCTGTACATAGAGGAGAACAGTAAcattttttctattgaaaatgACACAGGGACCATTTACTCCACAATGTCTTTTGACAGGGAGCATCAGACTACATACACTTTCCGAGTGAAGGCTGTGGATGGGGGAGATCCTCCCAGATCCGCTACAGCCACAGTCTCCCTCTTTGTGATGGACGAAAATGACAACGCTCCCACGGTGACCCTTCCCAGAAACATTTCCTACACCTTGCTGCCGCCTTCAAGTAATGTCAGGACAGTTGTAGCTACCGTGTTGGCAACAGACAGTGACGATGGCATCAATGCAGACTTGAACTACAGCATTGTGGGAGGGAACCCTTTCAAGCTGTTTGAGATTGATCCCACCAGTGGTGTGGTTTCCTTAGTGGGAAAACTCACCCAGAAGCATTATGGCTTGCACAGGCTGGTTGTGCAAGTGAATGACAGCGGCCAGCCCTCCCAGTCCACTACGACTTTGGTGCACGTATTTGTCAATGAAAGTGTTTCCAATGCAACTGTGATTGACTCTCAGATAGTCAGAAGTTTGCATACCCCGCTCACCCAGGATATAGCTGGCGACCCGAGCTATGAAATTAGCAAACAGAGACTCAGTATTGTCATTGGGGTGGTGGCTGGCATTATGACAGTGATTCTAATCATTTTAATTGTCATGATGGCAAGATACTGCAGGTCCAAAAGTAAAAATGGCTATGAAGCTGGCAAAAAGGACCATGAAGACTTTTTCACACCCCAACAGCATGACAAGTCTAAAAAGcccaaaaaagacaagaaaaacaaaaaatctaagcAGCCACTCTACAGCAGTATTGTCACTGTCGAAGCTTCCAAACCAAATGGACAGAGGTATGACAGTGTCAATGAGAAGCTGTCCGACAGCCCAAGCATGGGCCGATACAGATCTGTCAACGGTGGGCCTGGCAGTCCCGACCTGGCAAGGCATTACAAATCTAGTTCCCCCTTGCCTACTGTCCAGCTTCACCCCCAGTCACCAACTGCAGGGAAAAAACACCAGGCCGTACAAGACCTACCACCAGCCAACACATTTGTGGGAGCAGGAGACAACATTTCCATTGGATCAGATCACTGCTCTGAGTACAGCTGTCAAACCAGTAACAAGTACAGCAAACAGGTAAGATGGATCCCAGGCACATTCACATATCCCAGGGAGGGCTGATcactgggagacagctcagcctcTTGGAGGTTGTGTCTTTCCTGTATAACGGTCCTTCCTGTTTTAAAACCAGGAGTTTAACGTTCATCTATAGGCCACTAACTGTACCAGAGGCCTTATAGGGCAGAGGTGTGTCCCTGTTATTTTGCAAGCTGGACCTTAGATTCCTGAGGCCTAAGGGAGAGGTAGTGTTTGTTGTGTGCTACTCTTTGTACTTAACCTTAGTTCAGCCATACTTTATGTTTACAGGCTAAATATGTATGTTGTATTGGGAGAATTCTAAGGAAAATTTTCCAGAGTACCTAACTACTGGTGGCCATGGTAATTGGGCCCTGGAAGTTTTAACTGTGTCATGAATCATGCAGGATTTTACAAGTCAGCAGATACTGATTCATACAAATGCAGAGCCAAGGCCAGAATCTGGAAATCCTGCCATCATGACTTGCTTTGATGGAAACAGTGGCTCAAAAGCACTTAACGATAAGCAAGTGTCATTCATAATTGCACTTTTAATTCTTTGTATCGATAACAACATTCATTTATAATGAGTAGGCTCCTATGTTGATATGCAATCAGCACCTGAATTCTTCATATCCAATATTCCAAAGCTTATAAACAAAATTAGGTTGTACTGAGTACAAGATATTTGTGGGTGTTTTGGGGATATACTAGAAACATAAAGGttgtgtgtgttacttttatgtgtTACTTGACAGAACTGTTTCCTGGTGTAATCTGGAAACAGTCaggtatatgtacatattttgtgGGTAATTTCTCAATATATCagatttatttttgtactttCCTTGTGTGGAATGTATTACACAGAAGTTTACTTTTTATATCCACCAAAGTTTGACACACAGCAAATAAAACCTTAGGGAAACTGCTCAACTACTGCCCAAAGCATTGTAAGGAATGTATCACATGTTTCTTATTAACAAAACTCACCTTAAGAGTTACATTTACAACTTGTTAGATAATATACTATGACGGTTTTTCTACAAGATATGTTTTGCATGTAGAATATTTCATCTGAGAAGAATTGAAGTTGTTATATAGTCTCATTTAATGTTATGGAGAAGAATATTAACTTCTCATAGTTTTcatcattattaaaatattttctatgcataGAATTTTGCTTTAGATAAGAAGAATATACTTTTTAATATACAGCCTTAAAAGCAGTGAAAACTATAGGTTTGAACTACCGTATATGAAGTGGGTTTTGAAAATAGGTCTTTGGATGCATGTAAGCTTGAATTATTTACCTGAAACCACAATTTGATATTGTGGAGAGTTTATGTCTGTTGTGTTATGGCTTTACTGGAGTTAGGAGCAGATGTGTTTTGACCTGGTGTTTAATGCCTTTCGTCAGTTTTGTAAATAAGGATGACGCTAATGAAAATACAGCAgttttttcatattatttacatacacatgcaaataaactGAGCTCTTGGAATTTCCTTAGAAAATGATAACATTAACTCAACATAATGTGAAGATGGCTTTACACAGAATATTTACATCTCCATTACCATATTAATAGTGATTTTGCCCTATGGTAGAGTGGCATTTGTATTCTAAGTTGTTTAATTGTATGCTTTTGAGTGAGTATACACAGTGGAAAACTGATAAATATCGTATGCAAACACCACATGAAGTCTGTGTTGTCACTTAAGCTACATTTGATTCATTTGATGGCATAGCTCTATattcttgaattttaaaagataccGAAGGTCAAGACAATTAGCATGTCGTTTGAAAAGCAAAGTGATATGCTCATAAATTAACTAATGCATGGTATTTGTCGTCTAATTGAGCCAAGTCCTTTTGCCAaaaaaggaaacccacagagtgAGTGGGATGAATCACTCAGCTTGGCAAAGGTGACTTTGGAAAACTTGCATGCCATTAGTTTTGTCAGAGATGTATAAAGTGTTAACCACAAATAAATAGCTGAcctgcaataaaataaaaacaaatgaaacacacttCCCCTAATGCAATTAGTAATAGTAATTGATACGCTTCATCTGTTCACTATTGCCGTCAGGGGACAAGAGATCCATTTCCAACTCACTTTGTACCATCTGACATGAACACAGTGCACTTGGTCTGGATTTTTGTTTATCTTAATACGTAGCTACTGTTCTATTTTTGTGCATAAAAGATGTAGTTTTCACAGCACTAAGACATGTTCTGTTTTGttaaacttcattttttaaaaaaaaaaaaatacacagaggattttgctgttttcttcctctgATCAATGAATTTATCTAAAATTTGAGACTTCTGGTCTTTCAATTTATTAGGTTTGAAACTTGTACTTTTTCAGTTCCTTAGGGAACagtttaaaatgtgcttttcacTTGCTGAAAtgccttcattttatttatttctctgagcTGTCTTATTATACTCTATTTAGACTGATAAAGTGGAAACGATGTTTCTTTCGGGGTTTTCTGCATGAGAATTGGACATTTGGATGTGACATTTAAGTGATATTAGGGGATATAGTGTAGTAAGCCAAGGCCTCCCCAGAAAAAGTTTGTAAATAGCAGCTtatcctccctgcccccctcctccaTTTTTGTTGGGTTGGTTTCTCAGGCTCTAGGGACATTCATTTCAAGCACCTAGCAATACTTTGACAAACTCCAGGCCAACGTCTGCAAGATGGTCCACCTGGCTATAACCGAGAGCCCTTTCATGAAGCTCAGTGAAtctgcatactttttttttttctgtttggcttGATATTCTAGGCAGGGACCAGATAACTAATAGGAGTGAGACCTTTACTAAGCAATATTACCTGGATCATTGAGTAAGTAAGGAATTTAGGAAACTTCATCCAGTTATGGGGTCCATGGTGGATGTGCAGCAGAGTGTTGAAATCACTTTTCAAATTCatgcattgaaaaaaaaactgaggatgGTACCTGGGTTTTCATAGCTCAGACCTTTTCAATGCAAACAAAAGCCTTTGCCATCCAATACTTGATGTTTACTTAAGCACATCCACAGCATTTCTGAGATTGCCACCCTTACATTTAGTTCTTTGGTTTCTCGGTAACTTGGTGGCTTTTAGTCTTGTGACCTAAAAGGACAACTGTGcatttattttacaaagaaaaagaaaatgcatgctaAATAATTCCAACAAAACTGCAAAAATTAATGAACTCCAAATGTAGAATTAGCACTTCTCTTGCTATTCTTAAGTCCTACCGAGTTTATCACTtggtatgctttttttttaagataatgaaTTTATGCTGTTTATTGTCTTTCATAAATGGAAAGTAAGGTAATTTATTTTTGATAAGAATTGAgcttaaataaacatttattttaaaatccattttgagCTGATCTCCATatacttgtgaaaaaaaaaatcctgtttacCCCTCCTGACTGTCTCCCTTCTGTGAGGAACTACTGAATTAGTCTGAGTAATGTTCtccttaataaaatgtttttcagtGTTCTTCATGCACTTTGTTAAAATGATACAACAGAACTTAATGAAAAGATGACAGTGATGTTGGAAGCAAATGGGTGGTTTTCCATTATTATCAGAGTGctacattttatgaaaaattaaGCATCCACTTGCTTGTGCACCAGCACATTTATTTTAGCAGTAATATATCTGCAAAGTGATGTCAGCTCCACACAGCCTTCTAGTTCATTCTCCGGGCCAGCAACTGTAAGATTGTCCACCTGGCTATAACCGAGAGCCCTTTCATGGAGCTCAGTGaatcctcactttttttttttttttttctgttttggcttGGTATTCTAGACAGGGACCAGATAACTAATAGGAGTGAGACCTTTACTAAGCAGTATTACCTGGGTCGTTGAGTAAGTAAGGAATACAGGAAACTTCATCCAGGTATGGGGTCCATGGTGGGTGTGCAGCTTTAAAGGGAAGTTAAGTTCACATCGGGCACTTTAAATTGTCTCCCATACTTACcttaaataaattaatcaatGAATGGTTAGTTGATAGAAATGATCAATGATAAGAATGTGTATACACAGTCTGAACTATCACGAGCTATCTTTCTGTTTACCTTCAACCACACATGCTTGTGTAGCAACTATGGGGCCAATCGCGCTTTATTTTGTGTTAATGTTCATTCACTGATGTGTTTATGACATTTGAATGCTAAACTTacacaaaggagaaataaaagcatgCTAGTGAACAGCTTATTGCCTGTACCTAAAATCGTGAGAGTTATCACATTTGAGAATGAAAAAGTACCACCTCAgcaatctcccccccccccccccgcgatttatagaagaggaaactgagaaaCCAGCATGAAAAAATTAATCTGATTGGGATCACAAAAGTGTGGGAGATATACTGTCGACCAGGGCCCTGTCATTAACCATTCAACCACTTTTAGAGGCAAAAACAAGCCCGGAATCTCAgtaagtttctctgtgtagaatgCAGCAGTAGCCTGAATCTGTTTGGGTTTACTTGTGTCCTCGctaatatatttgtttatagAGATAGACCTCTTTACAATAGAGTGTAATTTTGCCCTGGGCTCCAGATCTCATGTGGCTCTGTAGAAAGAGTAAAAGCTGCCAGCTgacggcggcacacacctttaaatcccagcactcaggaggcagaggcagggggatctctgagttcgaggccagcctggtctacagagtgagttccaggaaagccagggctgcacagagaaaccctgggtgagggggtggggtggggaggggtaaaAGCCGTTACCATAAATCTACAGGaagtttcctcttttattttattttctttttttcctttttaaagcccTTAAACCCTTGTCTAGAGCAGAGCCCCGTCTCACGTACATTGCACGGTGCTTTATTTAGCATTAGTTAGTGGGAGAAATCACATCCAGGAAAAGCAGAGCTGAAACCACTAAAACTAATCTTAATTATCACTTCTGGTGAATTAATGTTTTACAGgcggaagaaaggtttattttcagGAATTTAGTGATGTTTGTATCGAGCTCTAATGCTGTGTACAAACAACAGAACCATTTAAAGCCTCGGATGCAGGGTTCCTCTGACAAGTCAATTTTTATCCTTaagcatatttattatttatagatccataatttgaaaataagagTTTTGTCTATTTCCAGATCTCTGTACCAGCATTTTGATAGAGTGTAAGACTTTTGGGAGATTTTCTAcctcgtgatttttttttttaacctacataaatctttattttccttctttcagaTGCGTCTACATCCATACATTACGGTGTTTGGCTGAATTCCACTCCAATATGATGCTCCATTTTGCACCATACTCTGTGATCACCTTGCTACCCCGACACCTGCTGGAGCCTGCCCTTGGCCGTGGGGTGTCAGCCAATCACTGTTTGTCCCActtgtacattttattttcaagccTTTTCTTCCctatttaaggaaaataaatagtATGAAAATAACTTCCAAAGAGGCAGTATTAATACAGCCACGTATTCCTCACAGATGTCTACAGTTCTGTTCTCAAAGAGATGGCAAGCAACTGTTAATACCTGATAGCAAAatcattagtaaaaaaaaaaaataaaaattaaaaacaaaaaaacaaccgtATTTCAATCTAAGGCTTTGGCTTTGTGTGAAGAAAGGGAAATGGAGTTTCATACATTTTTGTCTACAGTACACTAAATACTGACTTCAAATAAAGCCCTGAACTGATCAATGTTTTCTGTGTCATGGAATCAGAAGTTCTTCCAGCTAGGCAGACAGTTCTAGAAAGAACAGGTTCCTGCCCAATCTGTGTTGCAATTCTGAGTGtcactgtgtgtatttgtgtttttatcCACATGTATCAATGACTTCAAGCACTTTTAT
Coding sequences:
- the Pcdh7 gene encoding protocadherin-7 isoform X4 translates to MLRMRTTGWARGRCLGCCLLLPLCLSLAAAKQLLRYRLAEEGPADVRIGNVASDLGIVTGSGEVTFSLESGSEYLKIDNLTGELSTSERRIDREKLPQCQMIFDENECFLDFEVSVIGPSQSWVDLFEGRVIVLDINDNTPTFPSPVLTLTVEENRPVGTLYLLPTATDRDFGRNGIERYELLQEPGGGGGGGEGRRSGPADSAPYPGGGGNSASGSGPGGSKRRLEAPEGGGGTGPGGRSSVFELQVADTPDGEKQPQLIVKGALDREQRDSYELTLRVRDGGDPPRSSQAILRVFITDVNDNSPRFEKSVYEADLAENSAPGTPILQLRAADLDVGVNGQIEYVFGAATESVRRLLRLDETSGWLSVLHRIDREEVNQLRFTVMARDRGQPPKTDKATVVLNIKDENDNVPSIEIRKIGRIPLKDGVANVAEDVLVDTPIALVQVSDRDQGENGVVTCTVVGDVPFQLKPASDTEGDQNKKKYFLHTSAPLDYETTREFNVVIVAVDSGSPSLSSNNSLVVKVGDTNDNPPVFGQSVVEVYFPENNIPGERVATVLATDADSGKNAEIAYSLDSSVMGTFAIDPDSGDILVNTVLDREQTDRYEFKVNAKDKGVPVLQGSTTVIVQVADKNDNDPKFMQDVFTFYVKENLQPNSPVGMVTVMDADKGRNAEMSLYIEENSNIFSIENDTGTIYSTMSFDREHQTTYTFRVKAVDGGDPPRSATATVSLFVMDENDNAPTVTLPRNISYTLLPPSSNVRTVVATVLATDSDDGINADLNYSIVGGNPFKLFEIDPTSGVVSLVGKLTQKHYGLHRLVVQVNDSGQPSQSTTTLVHVFVNESVSNATVIDSQIVRSLHTPLTQDIAGDPSYEISKQRLSIVIGVVAGIMTVILIILIVMMARYCRSKSKNGYEAGKKDHEDFFTPQQHDKSKKPKKDKKNKKSKQPLYSSIVTVEASKPNGQRYDSVNEKLSDSPSMGRYRSVNGGPGSPDLARHYKSSSPLPTVQLHPQSPTAGKKHQAVQDLPPANTFVGAGDNISIGSDHCSEYSCQTSNKYSKQPFRRVTFSVVSQPQDPHQGSLQSCYDSGLEESETPSSKSSSGPRLGALPLPEDNYERTTPDGSVDSRPLPDVALTGKCTRECDEYGHSDSCWMPVRTSPERKKSQPKLSTFMPVDERGSQEKLANGEAAIMGDRNRNLLNKKLTSSYETFSAASFSKNEEANPEDIPLTKTGEYKPSPVNTLTRREVYL
- the Pcdh7 gene encoding protocadherin-7 isoform X7, yielding MLRMRTTGWARGRCLGCCLLLPLCLSLAAAKQLLRYRLAEEGPADVRIGNVASDLGIVTGSGEVTFSLESGSEYLKIDNLTGELSTSERRIDREKLPQCQMIFDENECFLDFEVSVIGPSQSWVDLFEGRVIVLDINDNTPTFPSPVLTLTVEENRPVGTLYLLPTATDRDFGRNGIERYELLQEPGGGGGGGEGRRSGPADSAPYPGGGGNSASGSGPGGSKRRLEAPEGGGGTGPGGRSSVFELQVADTPDGEKQPQLIVKGALDREQRDSYELTLRVRDGGDPPRSSQAILRVFITDVNDNSPRFEKSVYEADLAENSAPGTPILQLRAADLDVGVNGQIEYVFGAATESVRRLLRLDETSGWLSVLHRIDREEVNQLRFTVMARDRGQPPKTDKATVVLNIKDENDNVPSIEIRKIGRIPLKDGVANVAEDVLVDTPIALVQVSDRDQGENGVVTCTVVGDVPFQLKPASDTEGDQNKKKYFLHTSAPLDYETTREFNVVIVAVDSGSPSLSSNNSLVVKVGDTNDNPPVFGQSVVEVYFPENNIPGERVATVLATDADSGKNAEIAYSLDSSVMGTFAIDPDSGDILVNTVLDREQTDRYEFKVNAKDKGVPVLQGSTTVIVQVADKNDNDPKFMQDVFTFYVKENLQPNSPVGMVTVMDADKGRNAEMSLYIEENSNIFSIENDTGTIYSTMSFDREHQTTYTFRVKAVDGGDPPRSATATVSLFVMDENDNAPTVTLPRNISYTLLPPSSNVRTVVATVLATDSDDGINADLNYSIVGGNPFKLFEIDPTSGVVSLVGKLTQKHYGLHRLVVQVNDSGQPSQSTTTLVHVFVNESVSNATVIDSQIVRSLHTPLTQDIAGDPSYEISKQRLSIVIGVVAGIMTVILIILIVMMARYCRSKSKNGYEAGKKDHEDFFTPQQHDKSKKPKKDKKNKKSKQPLYSSIVTVEASKPNGQRYDSVNEKLSDSPSMGRYRSVNGGPGSPDLARHYKSSSPLPTVQLHPQSPTAGKKHQAVQDLPPANTFVGAGDNISIGSDHCSEYSCQTSNKYSKQVDTVQTTNPPGHIEESCKINPFRRVTFSVVSQPQDPHQGSLQSCYDSGLEESETPSSKSSSGPRLGALPLPEDNYERTTPDGSVGEAEHMENGVAAITSFPFLPFPHGKTHGRRVLLRPLH
- the Pcdh7 gene encoding protocadherin-7 isoform X6, with amino-acid sequence MLRMRTTGWARGRCLGCCLLLPLCLSLAAAKQLLRYRLAEEGPADVRIGNVASDLGIVTGSGEVTFSLESGSEYLKIDNLTGELSTSERRIDREKLPQCQMIFDENECFLDFEVSVIGPSQSWVDLFEGRVIVLDINDNTPTFPSPVLTLTVEENRPVGTLYLLPTATDRDFGRNGIERYELLQEPGGGGGGGEGRRSGPADSAPYPGGGGNSASGSGPGGSKRRLEAPEGGGGTGPGGRSSVFELQVADTPDGEKQPQLIVKGALDREQRDSYELTLRVRDGGDPPRSSQAILRVFITDVNDNSPRFEKSVYEADLAENSAPGTPILQLRAADLDVGVNGQIEYVFGAATESVRRLLRLDETSGWLSVLHRIDREEVNQLRFTVMARDRGQPPKTDKATVVLNIKDENDNVPSIEIRKIGRIPLKDGVANVAEDVLVDTPIALVQVSDRDQGENGVVTCTVVGDVPFQLKPASDTEGDQNKKKYFLHTSAPLDYETTREFNVVIVAVDSGSPSLSSNNSLVVKVGDTNDNPPVFGQSVVEVYFPENNIPGERVATVLATDADSGKNAEIAYSLDSSVMGTFAIDPDSGDILVNTVLDREQTDRYEFKVNAKDKGVPVLQGSTTVIVQVADKNDNDPKFMQDVFTFYVKENLQPNSPVGMVTVMDADKGRNAEMSLYIEENSNIFSIENDTGTIYSTMSFDREHQTTYTFRVKAVDGGDPPRSATATVSLFVMDENDNAPTVTLPRNISYTLLPPSSNVRTVVATVLATDSDDGINADLNYSIVGGNPFKLFEIDPTSGVVSLVGKLTQKHYGLHRLVVQVNDSGQPSQSTTTLVHVFVNESVSNATVIDSQIVRSLHTPLTQDIAGDPSYEISKQRLSIVIGVVAGIMTVILIILIVMMARYCRSKSKNGYEAGKKDHEDFFTPQQHDKSKKPKKDKKNKKSKQPLYSSIVTVEASKPNGQRYDSVNEKLSDSPSMGRYRSVNGGPGSPDLARHYKSSSPLPTVQLHPQSPTAGKKHQAVQDLPPANTFVGAGDNISIGSDHCSEYSCQTSNKYSKQPFRRVTFSVVSQPQDPHQGSLQSCYDSGLEESETPSNSRPLPDVALTGKCTRECDEYGHSDSCWMPVRTSPERKKSQPKLSTFMPVDERGSQEKLANGEAAIMGDRNRNLLNKKLTSSYETFSAASFSKNEEANPEDIPLTKTGEYKPSPVNTLTRREVYL
- the Pcdh7 gene encoding protocadherin-7 isoform X1 translates to MLRMRTTGWARGRCLGCCLLLPLCLSLAAAKQLLRYRLAEEGPADVRIGNVASDLGIVTGSGEVTFSLESGSEYLKIDNLTGELSTSERRIDREKLPQCQMIFDENECFLDFEVSVIGPSQSWVDLFEGRVIVLDINDNTPTFPSPVLTLTVEENRPVGTLYLLPTATDRDFGRNGIERYELLQEPGGGGGGGEGRRSGPADSAPYPGGGGNSASGSGPGGSKRRLEAPEGGGGTGPGGRSSVFELQVADTPDGEKQPQLIVKGALDREQRDSYELTLRVRDGGDPPRSSQAILRVFITDVNDNSPRFEKSVYEADLAENSAPGTPILQLRAADLDVGVNGQIEYVFGAATESVRRLLRLDETSGWLSVLHRIDREEVNQLRFTVMARDRGQPPKTDKATVVLNIKDENDNVPSIEIRKIGRIPLKDGVANVAEDVLVDTPIALVQVSDRDQGENGVVTCTVVGDVPFQLKPASDTEGDQNKKKYFLHTSAPLDYETTREFNVVIVAVDSGSPSLSSNNSLVVKVGDTNDNPPVFGQSVVEVYFPENNIPGERVATVLATDADSGKNAEIAYSLDSSVMGTFAIDPDSGDILVNTVLDREQTDRYEFKVNAKDKGVPVLQGSTTVIVQVADKNDNDPKFMQDVFTFYVKENLQPNSPVGMVTVMDADKGRNAEMSLYIEENSNIFSIENDTGTIYSTMSFDREHQTTYTFRVKAVDGGDPPRSATATVSLFVMDENDNAPTVTLPRNISYTLLPPSSNVRTVVATVLATDSDDGINADLNYSIVGGNPFKLFEIDPTSGVVSLVGKLTQKHYGLHRLVVQVNDSGQPSQSTTTLVHVFVNESVSNATVIDSQIVRSLHTPLTQDIAGDPSYEISKQRLSIVIGVVAGIMTVILIILIVMMARYCRSKSKNGYEAGKKDHEDFFTPQQHDKSKKPKKDKKNKKSKQPLYSSIVTVEASKPNGQRYDSVNEKLSDSPSMGRYRSVNGGPGSPDLARHYKSSSPLPTVQLHPQSPTAGKKHQAVQDLPPANTFVGAGDNISIGSDHCSEYSCQTSNKYSKQVDTVQTTNPPGHIEESCKINPFRRVTFSVVSQPQDPHQGSLQSCYDSGLEESETPSSKSSSGPRLGALPLPEDNYERTTPDGSVGEAEHMENDSRPLPDVALTGKCTRECDEYGHSDSCWMPVRTSPERKKSQPKLSTFMPVDERGSQEKLANGEAAIMGDRNRNLLNKKLTSSYETFSAASFSKNEEANPEDIPLTKTGEYKPSPVNTLTRREVYL
- the Pcdh7 gene encoding protocadherin-7 isoform X8; amino-acid sequence: MLRMRTTGWARGRCLGCCLLLPLCLSLAAAKQLLRYRLAEEGPADVRIGNVASDLGIVTGSGEVTFSLESGSEYLKIDNLTGELSTSERRIDREKLPQCQMIFDENECFLDFEVSVIGPSQSWVDLFEGRVIVLDINDNTPTFPSPVLTLTVEENRPVGTLYLLPTATDRDFGRNGIERYELLQEPGGGGGGGEGRRSGPADSAPYPGGGGNSASGSGPGGSKRRLEAPEGGGGTGPGGRSSVFELQVADTPDGEKQPQLIVKGALDREQRDSYELTLRVRDGGDPPRSSQAILRVFITDVNDNSPRFEKSVYEADLAENSAPGTPILQLRAADLDVGVNGQIEYVFGAATESVRRLLRLDETSGWLSVLHRIDREEVNQLRFTVMARDRGQPPKTDKATVVLNIKDENDNVPSIEIRKIGRIPLKDGVANVAEDVLVDTPIALVQVSDRDQGENGVVTCTVVGDVPFQLKPASDTEGDQNKKKYFLHTSAPLDYETTREFNVVIVAVDSGSPSLSSNNSLVVKVGDTNDNPPVFGQSVVEVYFPENNIPGERVATVLATDADSGKNAEIAYSLDSSVMGTFAIDPDSGDILVNTVLDREQTDRYEFKVNAKDKGVPVLQGSTTVIVQVADKNDNDPKFMQDVFTFYVKENLQPNSPVGMVTVMDADKGRNAEMSLYIEENSNIFSIENDTGTIYSTMSFDREHQTTYTFRVKAVDGGDPPRSATATVSLFVMDENDNAPTVTLPRNISYTLLPPSSNVRTVVATVLATDSDDGINADLNYSIVGGNPFKLFEIDPTSGVVSLVGKLTQKHYGLHRLVVQVNDSGQPSQSTTTLVHVFVNESVSNATVIDSQIVRSLHTPLTQDIAGDPSYEISKQRLSIVIGVVAGIMTVILIILIVMMARYCRSKSKNGYEAGKKDHEDFFTPQQHDKSKKPKKDKKNKKSKQPLYSSIVTVEASKPNGQRYDSVNEKLSDSPSMGRYRSVNGGPGSPDLARHYKSSSPLPTVQLHPQSPTAGKKHQAVQDLPPANTFVGAGDNISIGSDHCSEYSCQTSNKYSKQVDTVQTTNPPGHIEESCKINPFRRVTFSVVSQPQDPHQGSLQSCYDSGLEESETPSSKSSSGPRLGALPLPEDNYERTTPDGSVGEAEHMENVEFMWHMASFQVLSIQEMLYLTRI
- the Pcdh7 gene encoding protocadherin-7 isoform X12; translated protein: MLRMRTTGWARGRCLGCCLLLPLCLSLAAAKQLLRYRLAEEGPADVRIGNVASDLGIVTGSGEVTFSLESGSEYLKIDNLTGELSTSERRIDREKLPQCQMIFDENECFLDFEVSVIGPSQSWVDLFEGRVIVLDINDNTPTFPSPVLTLTVEENRPVGTLYLLPTATDRDFGRNGIERYELLQEPGGGGGGGEGRRSGPADSAPYPGGGGNSASGSGPGGSKRRLEAPEGGGGTGPGGRSSVFELQVADTPDGEKQPQLIVKGALDREQRDSYELTLRVRDGGDPPRSSQAILRVFITDVNDNSPRFEKSVYEADLAENSAPGTPILQLRAADLDVGVNGQIEYVFGAATESVRRLLRLDETSGWLSVLHRIDREEVNQLRFTVMARDRGQPPKTDKATVVLNIKDENDNVPSIEIRKIGRIPLKDGVANVAEDVLVDTPIALVQVSDRDQGENGVVTCTVVGDVPFQLKPASDTEGDQNKKKYFLHTSAPLDYETTREFNVVIVAVDSGSPSLSSNNSLVVKVGDTNDNPPVFGQSVVEVYFPENNIPGERVATVLATDADSGKNAEIAYSLDSSVMGTFAIDPDSGDILVNTVLDREQTDRYEFKVNAKDKGVPVLQGSTTVIVQVADKNDNDPKFMQDVFTFYVKENLQPNSPVGMVTVMDADKGRNAEMSLYIEENSNIFSIENDTGTIYSTMSFDREHQTTYTFRVKAVDGGDPPRSATATVSLFVMDENDNAPTVTLPRNISYTLLPPSSNVRTVVATVLATDSDDGINADLNYSIVGGNPFKLFEIDPTSGVVSLVGKLTQKHYGLHRLVVQVNDSGQPSQSTTTLVHVFVNESVSNATVIDSQIVRSLHTPLTQDIAGDPSYEISKQRLSIVIGVVAGIMTVILIILIVMMARYCRSKSKNGYEAGKKDHEDFFTPQQHDKSKKPKKDKKNKKSKQPLYSSIVTVEASKPNGQRYDSVNEKLSDSPSMGRYRSVNGGPGSPDLARHYKSSSPLPTVQLHPQSPTAGKKHQAVQDLPPANTFVGAGDNISIGSDHCSEYSCQTSNKYSKQIQGLFQM